In a single window of the Cryptococcus neoformans var. neoformans JEC21 chromosome 11 sequence genome:
- a CDS encoding calcium ion transporter, putative, translated as MASLPIVEPEPEPDIEGHNPQQQIHTNTSTSSGYPSNTGDATSQQQQNVLSEQEPGGSAPAIKQPTTLRTILKPRSRPGHARVPSIKISEVDPVSHGTADLPSRPNSAPTISVDVNSGSAFGINRLAPLKNISIPLPPKMGPPESEEEKLPKTFIEPTWRQCFRNTIKAQPALAAVPIILPISWALHFSHQDPIAIFVTSLIAIVPLAGGLGFATEELAHRVGEAWGGLLNASFGNAVELLIAILALVKGQLDIVQASMVGSILSNVLLVLGMSYFAGGLRFHEQLYTIIGAQMHISLLGISLMAIVLPAAYHYAYPSTSDIVSSTRAGSQPEGEELENLLKMSRGLSFILLAVYAMFLTFQLYTHAYLFRIPREKVRHPLPGPAPHHQHVFPRPHWVDSIVDSSSSSSSSASSVSSVKSNRRFRKFRKFSVSSKKEQRQKEPCADGHEADNEGEQRQIPGNPLNPETPPVSEKNDNTLTQSSPISPFRTSSNISDTLRPSVANEDIERQSVVSSAESEHIIVDEDGTVHVQPKVKFHFALGMLFLMTALAGVTAEWLVDSIDGLTATGHVSREFVGLILLPVIGNSVEHITAVTVSVKDKLNLSMSIAVGSSIQVSLCLLPILVLIGWAIGQPMLLFFDTFETMALVISVLLVNFAISDGRTNYLEGFVMMMAYLSIALVCWFYDPLV; from the exons ATGGCTTCCCTTCCTATCGTCGAGCCAGAACCTGAACCAGATATAGAGGGCCATAATCCCCAACAACAGATACATACGAACACTTCTACATCTTCCGGCTATCCTTCCAATACCGGTGACGCCACAagtcagcagcagcaaaatGTCTTATCAGAACAGGAGCCTGGTGGCTCAGCACCTGCCATCAAGCAACCCACCACTTTGCGCACTATCTTGAAACCTCGATCTCGACCTGGTCATGCCCGTGTACCATCGATCAAGATTTCTGAAGTCGATCCAGTCAGTCATGGTACTGCTGACCTTCCCAGTCGTCCAAACAGCGCACCCACTATCTCTGTGGATGTCAACTCTGGCTCAGCATTTGGGATAAATAGGCTTGCTCCATTGAAGAATATTTCAATTCCTTTGCCTCCCAAGATGGGTCCCCCCGaaagtgaggaagagaagttACCGAAGACTTTCATTGAGCCTACCTGGAGACAATGTTTTCGC AACACCATCAAGGCTCAACCTGCTCTTGCTGCGGTGCCGATCATTCTTCCCATCAGTTGGGCTTTACATTTTAGTCATCAGGACCCCATAGCTATTTTCGTGACAAGCTTAATCGCCATCGTGCCACTCGCTGGTGGATTGGGTTTCGCCACTGAAGAACTGGCTCATCGAGTTGGAGAAGCCTGGGGTGGGTTACTCAACGCATCCTTTGGAAACGCCGTGGAACTTTTGATCGCAATTTTGGCCTTGGTCAAGGGTCAGCTTGATATTGTACAGGCCAGTATGGTTGGGTCCATTTTGAGTAACG TGTTGCTTGTACTTGGTATGAGCTACTTCGCCGGCGGTCTTCGATTCCACGAACAGTTATACACCATAATCGGTGCTCAGATGCACATTTCTTTGTTGGGTATCTCT CTGATGGCGATCGTTCTTCCTGCCGCTTATCACTACGCCTATCCCTCTACTTCCGATATTGTCTCTAGCACCAGAGCAGGATCGCAACCTGAAGGCGAGGAGTTGGAAAACCTGCTCAAGATGTCGAGGGGTTTGAGCTTCATCTTGCTTGCTGTGTATGCCATGTTCCTCACCTTCCAGTTATACA CCCACGCATATCTTTTCAGGATCCCTCGCGAAAAGGTCCGACACCCACTTCCCGGCCCAGCGCCACATCACCAGCACGTCTTCCCAAGGCCTCACTGGGTTGACTCAATTGTTGATTCCTCAAGCTCCAGCAGttcttctgcttcatcaGTTAGTTCGGTAAAGTCCAACAGGCGATTCAGGAAATTCAGGAAATTTTCAGTATCTTCTAAGAAGGAACAGCGACAGAAGGAGCCATGTGCTGATGGACATGAAGCGGATAATGAGGGAGAGCAACGACAGATCCCCGGTAATCCTCTTAACCCCGAAACTCCTCCGGTCAGTGAGAAAAACGATAATACACTCACTCAATCATCACCTATCAGTCCATTTAGGACTAGTTCAAATATTTCAGATACCCTACGGCCATCTGTCGCCAACGAGGATATCGAGCGTCAGTCTGTCGTGTCATCAGCAGAATCCGAACATATCATTGTCGACGAAGACGGTACAGTGCATGTCCAGCCAAAGGTCAAATTTCATTTTGCCCTGGGTATGTTATTTTTGATGACTGCCCTGGCTGGTGTCACTGCCGAGTGGCTTGTGGATTCCATCGATGGTCTTACCGCTACTGGTCATGTTTCAAGAGAGTTTGTTGGTTTGATCCTTTTGCCTGTGATCGGTAACTCCGTCGAACATATCACTGCTGTAACGGTGTCGGTCAAGGACAAGCTGAATCTTTCGATGAGCATTGCGGTTGGCAGTAGTATCCAGGTATCATTGTGTCTATTGCCAATTCTGGTCCTTATCGGATGGGCAATCGGACAGCCAATgttgctcttctttgatACTTTTGAAAC TATGGCCTTGGTAATTTCAGTTTTGCTAGTTAATTTCGCCATTTCTGATGGGCGGACCAACTATCTTGAAGGATttgtgatgatgatggcgtACCTATCCATTGCGCTGGTTTGCTG GTTCTATGATCCTCTTGTTTAA
- a CDS encoding purine nucleotide binding protein, putative, protein MSSKADSPKKKPANKADGPAGKDIRGFFTSGNSQKTSVTKQVATKSGSGKKPITINDSDDEPEEVVKTQSSSKAVPPSSAPNSTASKHFGSKAIVLSSDDEPAPARSKSVTKSASGAASKPVLTRKPALAKRKILSDSESEEEYYKPQRKRQSLGGRAGKESDDQGTKSTKKGKTKNDDDFGPVDVDNEDEYNFDDEDEPREKPKPKSTANKSPAAPKKSTSVKKPAEPKTAKMEEPEKKEEKKFDWRAAAAARAAGPKAPGSKEIPEGAPDCLAGLTFVFTGEMESLGREDAQELVRRYSGKVTTAPSGKTSYVVVGENAGVSKLNKVKEKKIPMINEDEFLELIRQRSSGKGPDGTVDKAAVEKATKAREKEEKKILEQAKEMEEREKKEEKERIRKQKALEGQGMAVKKMGPASAQLWTTKYAPTSLKEICGNKAPVERLGQWLQDWQKNYKANFKKPGKDGMGIYRAVLISGPPGIGKTTSAHLMAKEAGYTPLELNASDTRSKKLIENETNVDNKSLDGFFKGQGVGDINAAGLKIDSRTCLIMDEVDGMSAGDRGGVGALNTLIKKTKIPMILICNDRTLQKMKPLQSTTFNMTFRRPQPNEIRSRIMSILHKEKLKIPPNVVDELVKGVNSDIRQVLNMLSTFKLGKSEMNFDEGKQLVKVNEKNTIMTPFTIIDRLTGPYAFSKNSKETLGDRIELYFHDFSFVPLFMQEHYLKTNPTVLNNLDGPEKNLKHLELVSKAADSISDGDLIDRMIHGSEQHWSLLPLHAVASTVKPAMHVYGAMRSQGGGWGSWGPAFPQWLGQNSKQNKLQRQLTDIQIRMRLRVSGSREEIREQYMPLLASKIVSPLIDRGAAAVEETIEYMDEYYLGKDDWDAFVELGVDTMRDEDILKKIPSATKASFTRQYNKTDHPIAFHKGDMFAGAKKKIDAGPVPDNEDVFEEDEPVPDEPEEDTDEEEDPLQDKLVKAVKPKGKAAAKSASKPTAAKGVKSKAKK, encoded by the exons ATGTCTTCAAAAGCAGATtctcccaagaagaagcctgCCAACAAGGCTGATGGGCCGGCTGGCAAGGACATTCGTGGTTTC TTTACTTCAGGA AATTCGCAGAAGACTAGTGTAACAAAACAAGTAGCAACTAAAAGTGGTTCAGGCAAGAAACCGATTACGATCAATGACAGCGACGACGAGCCTGAAGAGGTCGTAAAGACGCAATCGTCTTCCAAGGCTGTTCCCCCTTCATCTGCGCCAAACAGCACTGCATCAAAACACTTTGGATCC AAGGCAATCGTGCTCTCGTCGGACGATGAACCTGCGCCTGCCAGATCAAAATCTGTCACCAAATCCGCATCCGGGGCTGCCTCCAAGCCAGTACTGACACGAAAACCGGCATTGGCAAAGCGTAAAATCCTTAGCGACTCCGAGTCTGAGGAAGAGTATTACAAACCGCAACGGAAGAGACAAAGTctaggaggaagagctggcAAGGAATCTGATGATCAAGGCACGAAGAGCACcaagaaggggaaaacGAAGAACGACGACGACTTTGGC CCGGTGGATGTTGACAATGAAGATGAGTATAATttcgatgatgaagacgagcCTCGGGAAAAGCCCAAGCCAAAATCAACTGCAAACAAGTCTCCTGCTGCTCCTAAGAAGTCTACGTCAGTTAAAAAACCGGCGGAACCTAAGACTGCTAAGATGGAAGAgccagagaagaaggaagaaaaaaagttTGA CTGGCGAGCGGCAGCGGCAGCGCGTGCTGCTGGTCCTAAAGCCCCAGGATCCAAGGAAATCCCTGAGGGTGCGCCTGACTGTCTTGCAGGCCTCACGTTTGTTTTCAcaggagagatggagagccTGGGAAGGGAGGATGCGCAGGAGCTCGTCAGACGGTATTCTGG AAAAGTTACCACGGCCCCTTCTGGAAAAACTTCTTACGTCGTAGTGGGCGAAAACGCTGGTGTCTCAAAACTCAACAAGgtcaaagagaagaaaattCCTATGATCAACGAAGATGAATTCCTTGAACTTATTCGTCAAAGATCTTCTGGCAAAGGACCCGATGGAACGGTAGATAAGGCGGCTGTGGAAAAAGCGACTAAGgcaagggagaaggaggagaagaaaatcTTGGAGCAGGCtaaagagatggaagagagggaaaagaaagaggaaaaggagagaataaGGAAGCAGAAAGCTCTGGAAGGACAAGGTATGGCTGTCAA AAAAATGGGTCCTGCATCAGCCCAGCTGTGGACGACCAAGTATGCTCCTACTAGTTTGAAGGAGATTTGCGGTAACAAAGCTCCTGTTGAACGCCTGGGTCAATGGCTGCAAGACTG GCAAAAGAATTACAAGGCAAATTTCAAGAAACCCGGCAAAGATGGTATGGGCATTTATCGCGCTGTTCTCATTTCCGGTCCTCCTGGTATAGGCAAAACAACTTCGGCTCATCTAATGGCAAAAGAAGCCGGGTACACTCCATTAGAACTGAATGCGAGTGACACTCGAAGCAAGAAGCTAATCGAGAATGAAACAAATGTCGACAACAAGAGTTTGGATGGGTTCTTCAAGGGTCAAGGCGTTGGT GATATAAATGCCGCGGGGTTGAAGATTGACTCTAGAACCTGCTTGATTATGGACGAAGTAGATGGAATGTCCGCGGGTGACAGAGGTGGTGTCGGCGCTCTGAACACATTGATCAAGAAGACTAAG ATCCCAATGATTTTGATCTGTAACGATCGCACATTACAAAAAATGAAGCCCCTACAGAGCACGACTTTCAACATGACTTTTAGGAG ACCCCAGCCAAACGAGATTCGCTCAAGGATTATGTCTATCTTGCACAA GGAAAAGCTCAAGATTCCACCCAACGTCGTTGACGAGCTTGTGAAGGGAGTTAATTCTGATATCCGTCAAGTTTTGAACATGCTCTCCACGTTTAAGCTTGGTAAGAGTGAAATGAATTTTGACGAAGGAAAGCAATT GGTCAAGGTCAATGAGAAGAACACAATCATGACGCCTTTTACTATCATCGATAGATTGACAGGCCCATATGCTTTCTCCAAAAATAGCAAAGAAACGTTGGGTGATAGAATAGAGCTATACTTCCACGATTTCAGTTTTGTGCCTCTTTTCATGCAG GAGCACTACCTCAAAACGAACCCTACTGTCTTAAACAACCTCGACGGTCCCGAGAAGAACCTCAAGCACCTTGAATTAGTATCCAAGGCTGCGGACTCTATATCCGACGGTGATTTAATTGATCGCATGATTCACGGCTCTGAGCAACATTGGTCTCTTTTACCGCTGCATGCTGTAGCTTCCACGGTAAAGCCTGCCATGCACGTGTATGGTGCAATGAGGAGTCAGGGTGGTGGTTGGGGCAGCTGGGGTCCTGCTTTCCCTCA ATGGCTGGGGCAAAATTCGAAGCAGAACAAACTTCAAAGACAACTTACGGATATTCAGATTCGTATGCGTTTGCGGGTGTCAGGAAGCAGAGAGGAGATTAGAGAGCAGTACATGCCTCTCTTGGCCAGCAAGATTGTATCTCCTCTCATTGATCGTGGTGCT GCGGCTGTGGAAGAGACGATTGAGTACATGGACGAATATTATCTTGGAAAAGACGATTGGGATGCATTTGTCGAACTTGGTGTGGATACGATGCGGGATGAGGACATCCTGAAAAAAATCCCAAGCGCCACGAAGGCCTCTTTCACCAGACA GTACAACAAGACTGATCACCCCATCGCGTTCCACAAGGGTGACATGTTTGCGggggcaaagaagaagattgatgCTGGACCAGTGCCGGACAATGAGGATGTTTTTGAA GAAGACGAGCCTGTGCCGGATGAGCCGGAGGAGGATAcggacgaagaggaggatccGTTACAGGATAAATTGGTCAAAGCTGTAAAGCCGAAAGGTAAAGCCGCGGCCAAATCTGCATCAAAACCGACGGCAGCCAAGGGAGTAAAGTCAAAAGCTAAGAAGTAA
- a CDS encoding mitochondrial ribosomal protein s24, putative: MSAPNATASSSKHKKDKSKEKHGKEKHHHDKSKSKKDKKSKSEKHEKGEKSPFEHREMRMRLSVPPKFAGDVMAGVRDQLDGMIMQYVPEVKGVLIAHWDHSFDDDTAKIINECPFEVVNVEFHAIYWAPKIGQKLRGIHSISSPSHLSLIFAGAFNVSIPIQHIPADLYEFEETDEVVETESLDGSEVEYVDKNEMEVKETGRWRNKKTGEFFGKRELVKFTVIGMQVTNQMLSLTGSLLEDPSNPPPAPEIVAVPIMPSPSPSPEPQQLRPAKKARTQAQSQVKQVDIKDEVDTSKMTARELKAYRKEEEKKKRDARKARKEGRVDDDAEGEEQEEGSAGTKRKADEQEGEKRKKKKE; this comes from the exons ATGTCCGCCCCAAACGCCACagcctcatcttccaaacacAAGAAAGACAAGTCCAAGGAAAAACACGGTAAAGAAAAACATCACCACGACAAGTCCAAGTCCAAAAAGGACAAAAAGTCCAAGAGCGAAAAGCAtgaaaagggagagaaaTCTCCATTTGAGCATAgggagatgagaatgaggtTAAGTGTACCTCCCAAGTTTGCTGGTGATGTTATGGCAGGTGTGAGAGATCAGCTGGATGGGATGATCATGCA GTATGTGCCCGAAGTGAAGGGTGTTCTCATCGCCCATTGGGACCATAGCTTCGATGATGACACAGCAAAGATCATAAATGAATGTCCCTTTGAGGTTGTCAACGTTGAATTCCATGCCATCTACTGGGCTCCCAAGATTGGACAAAAACTCC GTGGTATTCactccatttcttccccatcccatTTGTCCCTTATCTTCGCTGGCGCTTTCAACGTCTCTATCCCTATCCAGCATATCCCCGCCGACCTCTATGAATTCGAGGAAACCGATGAAGTCGTTGAAACAGAAAGCCTCGACGGTAGTGAAGTCGAGTATGTTGATAAAAACGAGATGGAAGTAAAGGAAACGGGTAGGTGGAGGAATAAAAAGACTGGCGAGTTCTTTGGCAAGAGGGAGTTAGTCAAATTTACCGTCATTGG GATGCAAGTCACAAACCAAATGCTTTCCCTGACAGGGTCCCTCCTTGAAGACCCTTCtaaccctcctcctgcccCCGAAATTGTTGCCGTCCCTATCATGCCTTCACCAAGCCCTTCACCTGAACCTCAGCAACTGCGTCCCGCCAAGAAGGCTCGCACCCAGGCTCAGTCTCAAGTCAAGCAAGTAGACATTAAGGATGAGGTGGACACTAGTAAAATGACAGCAAGAGAGTTGAAAGCTTacaggaaggaggaggaaaagaagaagagggatgcgaggaaggcgaggaaggaaggacgagtggatgatgatgctgaaggagaggagcaagaggaagggagtgCTGGcacgaagaggaaggccGATGAACAGGAGGgtgaaaagaggaagaagaagaag